A genomic window from Nocardioides sp. BP30 includes:
- a CDS encoding universal stress protein, which yields MATVVVGFVPKPEGEAALLAAMEEVQRRGGRLVVASTHRESESDPEWLARTQAELASARERLEAAGIDYAVHESLTDEDVDAADDLVQVARDEQAALLVIGIRRRTPTGKLILGSQAQRILLDAPCPVLAVKPE from the coding sequence ATGGCGACGGTGGTGGTCGGGTTCGTCCCCAAGCCGGAGGGCGAGGCAGCGCTGCTCGCGGCGATGGAGGAGGTCCAGCGGCGCGGCGGCCGCCTGGTGGTGGCGAGCACCCACCGGGAGAGCGAGTCCGATCCGGAGTGGCTGGCCAGGACGCAGGCCGAGCTCGCCTCCGCCCGCGAGCGGCTCGAGGCGGCGGGGATCGACTACGCGGTGCATGAGAGCCTGACCGACGAGGACGTCGACGCGGCCGACGACCTGGTCCAGGTCGCCCGCGACGAGCAGGCAGCCCTTCTCGTGATCGGGATCCGGCGCCGCACACCGACCGGCAAGCTGATCCTCGGAAGCCAGGCCCAGCGCATCCTGCTCGACGCCCCGTGTCCGGTGCTGGCGGTCAAGCCGGAGTGA